In Aequorivita sp. H23M31, a single window of DNA contains:
- a CDS encoding IS3 family transposase, with protein sequence MSFSLNSLYKEAGLSKQAVAQYDTRQKIFDNKTAQLVLEADELREDHPGCGVEKMYYTLKPDFMGRDRFIELMMELGYRLKRKKNYRRTTIASKIYYPNLIKGMEIDHPSMVWQSDITYIPIGHRHYYAVFIIDVYTKKIVGYKVSDNMRAQANMDALNMALSENEAPLIHHSDRGSQYTYKEYIDLLENNGSKISMALSAQDNAFAERINRTIKEEYLDHWKPKDFGQLKRMMAKAVRNYNNKRLHNNNDRMSPEKFINQFSLLRPQQRKLMTIFNNEN encoded by the coding sequence ATGAGTTTTTCCCTGAACAGTCTTTATAAAGAAGCTGGTCTGAGCAAGCAGGCCGTTGCCCAGTATGACACCAGGCAAAAGATCTTTGATAACAAAACAGCACAGCTGGTTCTTGAAGCAGACGAACTGCGGGAGGACCATCCAGGTTGTGGGGTGGAGAAAATGTACTATACACTTAAGCCCGACTTTATGGGAAGGGATCGGTTTATAGAACTTATGATGGAACTGGGATATCGATTGAAGCGTAAAAAGAACTATAGAAGGACAACCATCGCTTCAAAGATCTATTATCCCAATCTTATAAAAGGAATGGAAATTGACCATCCGTCAATGGTATGGCAATCCGATATTACCTATATACCCATTGGCCATAGGCATTATTACGCTGTATTTATAATAGATGTCTATACCAAGAAGATTGTAGGCTATAAGGTGTCTGACAACATGAGAGCCCAGGCAAATATGGATGCTTTAAATATGGCATTGAGTGAAAACGAAGCTCCATTGATACACCATAGTGACAGAGGGAGTCAATATACTTACAAAGAGTATATAGACCTTCTAGAGAACAATGGAAGTAAAATAAGTATGGCACTCTCCGCACAGGACAATGCCTTTGCCGAGCGTATCAACAGAACCATAAAAGAGGAATATCTGGATCATTGGAAACCTAAAGACTTCGGTCAATTAAAAAGAATGATGGCAAAAGCCGTAAGGAATTATAACAATAAAAGATTACATAACAATAACGACAGAATGAGCCCTGAAAAGTTCATAAATCAATTTTCTTTGTTGAGGCCTCAACAAAGAAAATTGATGACTATTTTTAACAATGAAAATTAA
- a CDS encoding class I SAM-dependent DNA methyltransferase, protein MANVGAVISSIRNIMRQDRGISGDAQRLEQLGWMLFLKIIDDKDQELEILKDNYVSVIPEKFQWRSWATDIEGITGDELLEFIDSNAHDNKGLFATLRDLTSITNPKRAAIVKEVFEGSNNYMKSGYEMRKVINKLNEVDFNNSEDKHVFGDIYESILVELRDAGNKGEYYTPRAVTQLMTQMIDPKLGEKVLDPAAGTGGFLTAAIDHVRENYVHTVADERILQQSITGWEFKPVAYVLGLTNLILHEMDIPDYHYMDSLKKEYNSIGARDRVDVILANPPFGASIADGVETNFPATYRCKESADLFVILMLQLLKPRGRWAIVLPDGSITGDGVKARIREKLLTDANLHTIIRLPNSTFFPATVSTNLLFFEKGSKTKDIWYYEHKLPEGQKSYSKTKPIQFNEFEPIIEWWNDRKENDVAWKVNVDDLKNWDLDIKNPTVEVEEEILTVNEVLDRLKSSFENLAENIDKLKLEL, encoded by the coding sequence ATGGCAAACGTAGGCGCTGTAATAAGCAGCATCAGAAATATAATGAGGCAAGACAGAGGAATCTCTGGCGATGCGCAACGATTGGAGCAATTGGGGTGGATGTTGTTTCTGAAAATTATTGATGACAAAGACCAAGAATTAGAAATACTGAAAGACAATTATGTTTCAGTAATTCCTGAGAAATTTCAATGGAGATCCTGGGCTACAGACATTGAAGGGATTACAGGCGATGAACTTTTGGAGTTTATTGACAGTAACGCACACGACAATAAAGGCTTGTTTGCGACACTTCGTGACCTAACAAGTATAACCAACCCAAAAAGAGCAGCGATTGTAAAGGAGGTTTTTGAAGGTTCCAATAATTATATGAAGTCAGGTTATGAAATGCGGAAGGTTATTAATAAACTGAATGAAGTTGACTTTAACAACTCGGAAGACAAGCACGTATTTGGAGATATTTATGAAAGTATTTTGGTGGAACTGCGGGATGCAGGCAACAAGGGTGAATATTATACACCAAGAGCTGTAACACAGTTAATGACTCAAATGATTGACCCGAAATTGGGTGAAAAAGTATTAGACCCAGCAGCTGGAACCGGTGGTTTCTTAACCGCGGCTATTGACCACGTAAGAGAAAACTATGTGCATACAGTAGCGGACGAACGAATATTACAACAAAGCATTACAGGATGGGAATTTAAACCTGTGGCTTATGTGTTGGGCTTAACCAATTTGATTTTGCACGAAATGGATATTCCCGACTACCATTATATGGATAGTTTAAAAAAGGAATACAACAGTATTGGCGCAAGAGACCGCGTAGATGTTATTTTGGCAAATCCACCCTTTGGAGCAAGCATTGCCGATGGCGTAGAAACCAACTTTCCTGCAACCTATCGTTGTAAAGAATCTGCGGATTTGTTTGTGATATTGATGTTGCAACTTTTAAAACCTAGAGGCCGTTGGGCCATTGTATTGCCAGATGGTTCTATTACAGGTGATGGCGTAAAAGCACGCATAAGGGAAAAATTATTGACCGATGCCAATTTACATACCATTATACGTTTGCCGAATTCAACATTTTTCCCTGCTACTGTAAGTACCAATTTATTGTTTTTTGAAAAAGGAAGTAAGACAAAGGATATATGGTATTACGAACATAAATTGCCCGAAGGTCAAAAATCTTATTCCAAAACCAAGCCCATTCAGTTTAATGAATTTGAGCCTATTATTGAATGGTGGAATGATAGAAAGGAAAATGATGTTGCTTGGAAAGTAAATGTAGATGATTTGAAAAATTGGGATTTGGATATTAAGAATCCTACGGTGGAGGTTGAGGAAGAAATACTAACTGTAAATGAAGTTTTGGATAGATTAAAAAGCTCATTTGAAAATCTAGCTGAAAATATTGATAAGTTAAAATTAGAATTATAA
- a CDS encoding restriction endonuclease subunit S encodes MKLGDVLKLNKKSLIDIEDNQTYKISGVQNYGQGIVIRREVLGYELNMKKYQLISKNQLMWCKVDTKNGAFGLTHDEHIGSLASTNMALADINVNLVNPEFLEVLFRQKTFADYITKYSSGTTNRKYLTPKQLFEKIELPNLNLFEQQEFIAKLKRIEKIGLESEIQTQKKLLSQLKQSILQEAIQGKLTADWRALQQAQGPQIEPASELLKRIKAEKAQLIKDKKIKREKALPPISEKETPFELPDGWLWCRFGEYSLFERGRFSIRPRNDPSYFDGKIPFIQIGSLSLNGDRINSFNQTLNERGLKVSKLFPKNTVVIAIVGGTIGYLGVLGKDMCFPDSIIGIKPTELTCSKFVLLQLRAQQKTIKELSYQMSGQPNIKLPNLTNLIIPLPPLEEQKAIVEIVETLMQKCQALEQEIKTSEANAQMLMQAVLKEAFEGEREVVENV; translated from the coding sequence ATGAAGCTCGGAGATGTCTTAAAACTTAATAAAAAATCTTTAATAGATATTGAAGATAATCAGACTTATAAAATTTCAGGTGTTCAAAATTATGGTCAAGGCATAGTTATCAGACGTGAAGTTTTAGGCTATGAACTAAATATGAAAAAATATCAGTTGATTTCAAAGAATCAATTGATGTGGTGCAAAGTTGATACCAAAAACGGGGCTTTTGGATTAACTCATGATGAACATATTGGAAGTCTTGCATCTACAAATATGGCTTTAGCTGACATTAATGTCAATCTAGTTAATCCCGAATTTCTAGAAGTTCTATTTAGGCAAAAGACGTTTGCGGATTACATTACAAAATATTCTTCAGGGACTACCAACAGAAAATATCTAACACCAAAACAGTTATTTGAAAAAATAGAATTACCTAATCTGAATTTGTTTGAACAACAGGAATTCATTGCAAAGTTGAAAAGGATTGAAAAAATTGGTTTGGAATCCGAAATCCAAACCCAAAAAAAACTTTTATCCCAACTCAAACAATCAATTCTCCAAGAAGCTATACAAGGAAAGTTAACTGCAGATTGGCGAGCCCTTCAACAAGCTCAGGGACCACAAATCGAACCTGCAAGTGAGTTGCTAAAACGGATAAAAGCAGAAAAAGCCCAATTAATTAAAGACAAAAAAATCAAAAGGGAAAAAGCGCTTCCACCTATTTCAGAAAAAGAAACACCTTTTGAATTGCCTGATGGATGGTTATGGTGTAGGTTTGGTGAGTATTCTTTGTTCGAAAGGGGGAGGTTCTCTATAAGACCAAGAAATGATCCTTCATATTTTGATGGAAAAATTCCATTTATTCAAATTGGAAGTTTAAGTTTAAATGGTGATAGAATAAATTCCTTTAATCAAACCTTAAATGAAAGGGGGCTTAAGGTGTCTAAACTATTTCCAAAAAATACCGTTGTTATAGCCATTGTAGGGGGTACTATTGGTTATTTAGGTGTTTTAGGTAAAGATATGTGCTTCCCAGATAGTATTATTGGTATTAAACCAACTGAATTAACTTGTTCTAAATTTGTTTTACTCCAGCTAAGAGCTCAGCAAAAGACTATTAAGGAGCTTTCATACCAAATGTCAGGGCAACCAAATATTAAACTTCCAAATCTTACTAATTTGATAATTCCTCTTCCTCCACTTGAAGAACAAAAAGCAATCGTAGAAATAGTTGAGACTCTAATGCAAAAATGTCAAGCCTTAGAGCAAGAAATAAAAACTAGTGAAGCCAATGCTCAAATGCTTATGCAAGCGGTTTTAAAAGAGGCTTTTGAGGGTGAGAGGGAGGTTGTTGAGAATGTTTGA
- a CDS encoding transposase: MKANVRSIRKQRKYSIEFKKRIVADFESGKFSVPQLEKLHGVANPTIYGWIYKFSTFNEQGFRIIEMKDSSNQKMKELEARVKELERTVGRKQIMIDYLEKMMEIAKDELDIDIKKNFGTPQSTGSGKTNKK; this comes from the coding sequence ATGAAAGCAAATGTACGAAGTATTCGCAAGCAGCGTAAATACTCAATTGAATTTAAGAAAAGGATTGTTGCAGATTTTGAGAGTGGTAAGTTTAGCGTACCCCAATTAGAGAAGCTCCATGGGGTTGCAAACCCTACGATCTATGGTTGGATCTACAAATTCTCTACCTTTAACGAACAAGGATTTAGAATTATAGAGATGAAAGACAGCAGCAACCAAAAAATGAAGGAGCTCGAGGCCCGTGTAAAGGAGCTTGAGCGCACTGTGGGCAGAAAGCAGATAATGATCGATTATCTTGAGAAGATGATGGAGATCGCCAAGGATGAACTTGACATCGACATTAAAAAAAACTTCGGCACCCCACAATCAACTGGTTCCGGGAAAACAAACAAAAAATGA
- a CDS encoding nucleotidyltransferase domain-containing protein has translation MSNQILLQIAQYLDISPTDFKIAQERFNAVKNWIENGVYKSGYSPYVYLQGSFRLGTVVRPYHKDRDGNFDIDQVCELTKYSESKSSEILKNDIGNRLKENIDYKRMLDVEGKRCWTLNYASENNRPGFHIDILPALKADEGSIHNIEITHKENKIYTWSTSNPQGYYLWFKSKNAYSSDFIESQRSTIFNANKELYERQENVPKQLFRTSLQRAIQIMKRHRDVHFVYKDFKPISIIITTLATQVHTRNNIIEIIKEFIDYVLSRNEFLIKNGYLSKDDILDYSNCKWSIHNPVDYSRPESEKENFADRWNLEPELANSFFEWVQQLKRDLKSFEKSGLSDNLNLKTKSFGTGDRIDKILIEETEKILENGVGLFSSNNRELLDLIHLGIEGKTEWEPIIELAKSYYSKADEGESKDIAKVNYYQIFRHKGHIFSQEARNDIEDVLRRNKDSSSFVLCCNLLLGSATQDMIKNCMAEFNYENILEWPILRLHKLPFLL, from the coding sequence ATGAGTAATCAAATATTATTACAAATAGCGCAGTATTTAGATATATCCCCTACAGATTTTAAAATAGCCCAAGAACGATTTAATGCAGTTAAAAATTGGATTGAAAATGGAGTATATAAATCTGGTTATTCACCCTATGTTTATTTACAAGGCTCATTTAGGCTTGGCACAGTTGTAAGGCCTTATCATAAAGATAGAGATGGAAATTTTGATATTGATCAAGTGTGTGAATTGACAAAATACAGTGAATCAAAATCTTCAGAAATTCTAAAAAATGACATTGGAAATAGATTAAAAGAAAATATTGATTATAAAAGAATGTTAGATGTTGAAGGTAAAAGGTGTTGGACATTAAATTATGCCTCTGAAAATAACCGCCCAGGTTTTCATATTGATATTTTACCAGCTTTAAAAGCTGATGAAGGTTCAATACATAATATAGAAATAACACATAAGGAAAATAAAATTTATACTTGGTCTACAAGTAATCCTCAAGGTTATTATTTATGGTTTAAATCTAAAAATGCCTATTCTTCTGACTTTATAGAATCTCAAAGAAGCACTATTTTCAATGCTAACAAAGAATTGTATGAGAGACAAGAAAACGTTCCTAAGCAGCTCTTCAGGACCTCATTACAACGTGCAATTCAAATTATGAAAAGACATAGAGATGTCCATTTTGTATATAAGGATTTTAAACCTATATCAATAATTATTACAACTCTTGCAACACAAGTACATACACGAAATAATATTATTGAAATAATTAAGGAGTTTATAGACTATGTATTAAGTAGAAACGAATTTTTAATAAAGAATGGGTATTTAAGTAAAGATGACATACTGGATTATTCAAATTGTAAATGGTCGATACATAATCCTGTTGATTACTCTAGACCGGAGAGTGAAAAAGAAAATTTTGCTGACCGCTGGAATTTGGAGCCCGAATTAGCAAATTCTTTTTTTGAATGGGTGCAGCAATTAAAAAGGGATTTAAAAAGTTTTGAGAAAAGTGGGCTTTCTGATAATCTAAATTTAAAAACTAAATCTTTTGGTACAGGAGATAGAATAGATAAAATTTTAATAGAAGAAACAGAAAAGATATTAGAAAATGGGGTTGGTTTGTTTTCTTCTAATAATAGAGAACTACTTGATTTAATTCATCTAGGAATTGAAGGAAAAACAGAATGGGAACCAATAATAGAATTAGCTAAAAGTTACTATTCCAAAGCGGATGAAGGAGAAAGTAAAGATATAGCTAAAGTTAACTATTATCAAATCTTCAGACACAAAGGACATATATTTTCACAAGAAGCGAGAAATGATATAGAAGATGTTTTAAGAAGGAATAAAGATTCTTCCTCGTTCGTTCTTTGCTGTAATCTTCTATTAGGCTCTGCTACGCAAGACATGATAAAAAATTGTATGGCTGAATTTAATTATGAAAATATTTTAGAATGGCCAATTTTACGTTTGCATAAACTTCCCTTTTTGCTATAG
- a CDS encoding acyl-CoA dehydrogenase family protein — MLQNILLTREIYASEEHNMMREMIRDFIHNEILPQTDKWEKNGMVSREIWERAGELGLLCIDMPEKYGGSGLDFSFNALFIEELGKKAVSGPGFSLHTDIVAPYLLKYGTEEQKQKYLPQMALGKLITSIGMTEPNCGSDLRAITTSAVDKGDHYLVNGQKTFITNGFMCDMSIVAVKTNVGTEEEGVSLLIMESAWDGFDKGVPFKKIGMKAQDTCELFFDNVKVPKGNLLGKEGKGFKIMMTELARERLTVALNAIGGAEGAIENTIEYTSTRTAFKQPIAAFQNTQFKLAECATQLQLHQAFLDRCTQLLSEDKLTAESASMAKYSATEMHSRVVDECLQLFGGYGYMWDYPIARMYADNRVARIYAGTNEIMKLLIARGLFRE, encoded by the coding sequence ATGCTCCAAAACATCCTCTTAACCCGCGAAATATACGCTTCCGAAGAACATAACATGATGCGGGAAATGATCCGGGATTTTATTCACAATGAAATCCTTCCTCAAACTGATAAATGGGAAAAAAATGGAATGGTAAGCCGGGAAATCTGGGAACGGGCGGGCGAGTTGGGGTTACTTTGCATTGATATGCCCGAGAAATACGGTGGGAGTGGTCTGGATTTTAGCTTTAACGCCTTGTTTATTGAAGAGTTGGGCAAAAAAGCGGTTAGCGGACCAGGGTTTTCATTACATACGGATATTGTTGCTCCCTATCTTTTAAAGTACGGCACAGAAGAGCAAAAGCAAAAATATCTGCCTCAAATGGCGTTGGGAAAGTTGATAACTTCCATTGGGATGACCGAGCCAAATTGTGGTAGCGACCTCAGGGCAATCACAACTTCTGCAGTAGATAAAGGAGATCATTATTTGGTTAATGGACAAAAAACCTTTATCACAAACGGATTTATGTGCGATATGTCAATAGTTGCTGTAAAAACCAATGTAGGTACAGAAGAAGAGGGTGTATCCTTATTAATAATGGAAAGTGCTTGGGATGGTTTTGACAAAGGAGTTCCTTTCAAAAAAATAGGAATGAAAGCCCAAGACACCTGCGAATTGTTTTTTGACAATGTAAAAGTTCCCAAGGGAAACTTACTGGGTAAAGAAGGAAAAGGCTTTAAAATAATGATGACCGAATTGGCCAGGGAGCGGCTAACTGTTGCGCTTAATGCCATTGGCGGGGCAGAGGGGGCCATTGAAAATACTATTGAATATACTTCTACCCGTACTGCATTTAAACAACCGATTGCTGCCTTTCAAAATACTCAATTTAAACTGGCAGAATGTGCCACTCAATTACAGCTCCATCAGGCTTTTCTGGATCGCTGTACCCAATTATTATCAGAAGATAAACTCACTGCGGAAAGTGCTTCCATGGCAAAGTATTCCGCCACGGAAATGCACAGTAGGGTAGTGGATGAATGCCTGCAACTCTTTGGAGGATATGGATATATGTGGGATTACCCAATTGCACGGATGTATGCGGACAATCGAGTGGCTAGAATTTATGCGGGAACGAATGAGATTATGAAGCTGTTAATTGCGAGGGGGCTTTTTAGGGAATAG
- a CDS encoding REP-associated tyrosine transposase, whose product MSRNYKFHNPEGLYFVSFAVVEWLDVFTRNEYKDILLQSLSFCQKEKGMEIIAWCIMTNHVHLVFRSVRGQHPSLLLGDFKRFTSKTVVKAIQENPRDSRKEFLLEQFKKAAAKSSNVNEYQFWRHDNKPIELWSNKVIWEKISYVHNNPVEAGLVYRAQDYVYSSASDYADEKGLLDDIVVFRYYG is encoded by the coding sequence ATGAGTCGCAATTATAAATTTCATAATCCGGAAGGGCTTTATTTTGTGAGCTTTGCAGTTGTAGAATGGCTTGATGTTTTTACTCGCAATGAGTACAAGGATATTCTATTGCAAAGTCTTTCGTTTTGCCAAAAGGAGAAGGGAATGGAGATAATAGCGTGGTGTATTATGACGAACCATGTCCACTTGGTTTTTAGAAGTGTAAGGGGTCAGCATCCGTCGCTTCTATTAGGAGATTTTAAACGCTTTACTAGTAAAACAGTAGTAAAAGCTATACAAGAGAACCCAAGAGATAGTCGAAAGGAATTTCTATTGGAGCAATTTAAAAAAGCTGCGGCAAAATCATCCAATGTGAATGAATATCAGTTTTGGAGACACGATAATAAGCCTATTGAATTGTGGAGCAATAAAGTTATTTGGGAGAAGATCAGCTACGTTCACAATAATCCAGTAGAAGCCGGTTTGGTTTATAGAGCTCAAGATTATGTTTATAGCAGTGCTTCAGATTATGCAGATGAGAAGGGTTTATTGGATGATATTGTAGTATTCCGATATTATGGCTGA
- a CDS encoding SMODS-associated NUDIX domain-containing protein, with amino-acid sequence MKRFVLKIVVAIILIITGYNIDETLRPEFIGGGFILLITILIIDGFDFFYKNRSRLKLVLHSFWISLSRKYIRFSMSYQYLIKVGDKYLLVQNANPNWNWYQHVGGKYKRLPETQEVLRKLGATDDLKMKTGGLKKGDLAVFVPAKNALKFLDWFNSEKNREISHWREFYEELLGGKADKRVLSRKNFPYVNFRFLKSFQTPLKRAPMETGWNCWEILQYDVLELIPNESQQKELEELLSKGDNDYIKWASANIIEKLGYNEDELESKYKIGPHAKWVLNLKWTKE; translated from the coding sequence ATGAAGCGCTTTGTTTTAAAAATAGTAGTTGCGATAATCTTAATTATAACAGGTTATAATATAGACGAGACATTACGTCCTGAATTTATTGGAGGTGGATTTATTTTACTTATTACTATTTTGATCATTGATGGTTTCGATTTTTTTTATAAAAATAGAAGCAGGTTAAAATTAGTTCTTCACTCATTTTGGATAAGTCTATCCAGAAAATATATAAGATTTTCGATGTCGTATCAGTATTTAATTAAGGTTGGCGATAAGTATTTGTTGGTGCAAAATGCAAATCCTAATTGGAATTGGTATCAACATGTAGGAGGAAAGTACAAAAGATTACCAGAGACTCAGGAGGTGTTGAGGAAATTAGGGGCAACTGATGATTTAAAAATGAAAACAGGTGGATTAAAAAAGGGAGATTTAGCAGTTTTTGTACCTGCAAAAAATGCTTTAAAATTTCTCGATTGGTTCAATAGCGAGAAGAATCGAGAAATATCGCATTGGAGAGAGTTTTATGAGGAATTATTAGGAGGGAAAGCAGATAAACGTGTTTTGTCAAGAAAAAATTTTCCATACGTAAATTTTAGATTTTTAAAATCTTTTCAAACGCCTTTAAAAAGAGCTCCAATGGAAACTGGCTGGAATTGTTGGGAAATTTTACAATATGATGTTTTAGAATTGATCCCTAATGAGTCTCAACAGAAGGAATTGGAAGAATTATTATCGAAGGGTGATAATGATTATATCAAGTGGGCTAGTGCAAATATAATTGAAAAGTTAGGTTATAATGAAGACGAATTAGAATCGAAATATAAAATCGGACCCCACGCGAAATGGGTGTTAAACTTAAAATGGACTAAAGAATAA
- a CDS encoding ankyrin repeat domain-containing protein has protein sequence MKPIRFIILCIATLNVLNGCAQKSTNTNNNMKMEIFEAAKNNDLEKLQDLLNKGIEIDVRDSEQRTALMWATYENNVEAAKLLIKAGANVNAQDNRLESPVLHSGALGYLEILKACLATGKVDHMILNRYGGTALIPACERGHTEVVQELLKIDDYPIDHINNLTWTALMEAIVLGNGGETHTHIVQLLVNAGCNVNIPDKDGISPLQHAKKSGYKEIKAILEKAGAN, from the coding sequence ATGAAACCCATACGCTTTATTATACTCTGTATCGCTACCTTGAATGTTCTTAACGGATGCGCCCAAAAATCAACTAATACAAACAATAATATGAAAATGGAAATCTTTGAGGCCGCTAAAAACAACGATCTCGAAAAACTGCAAGACCTCTTGAACAAAGGGATTGAAATCGACGTGAGGGATTCAGAACAAAGAACGGCCTTGATGTGGGCCACCTACGAAAATAATGTGGAAGCAGCGAAACTGCTAATAAAAGCTGGAGCTAATGTAAATGCGCAGGATAATCGATTGGAAAGCCCAGTGCTACACTCAGGCGCATTAGGATATCTAGAAATTCTCAAGGCCTGTCTCGCTACCGGTAAAGTTGATCACATGATATTGAATCGATATGGTGGTACTGCACTTATTCCTGCCTGTGAAAGAGGGCATACGGAGGTTGTGCAGGAATTATTGAAAATAGATGACTATCCCATCGATCATATCAACAACCTGACCTGGACGGCTTTAATGGAAGCTATTGTTCTTGGTAACGGAGGTGAAACACATACGCACATTGTTCAGTTGTTGGTAAATGCAGGCTGTAATGTTAACATTCCGGATAAGGATGGCATTAGTCCGCTTCAGCACGCAAAAAAAAGTGGGTATAAGGAGATTAAAGCAATTTTAGAAAAGGCAGGGGCCAACTGA